The Carassius gibelio isolate Cgi1373 ecotype wild population from Czech Republic chromosome B22, carGib1.2-hapl.c, whole genome shotgun sequence genome window below encodes:
- the LOC127986955 gene encoding retinol dehydrogenase 7-like, which produces MYEYLSNNCTCTYVLGAFVLLWVLVWFYRDNLEITKVSEKHVFVTGCDSGFGYLLCKRLDKRGFRVLAGCFTEKGAEDLKSATGPYLKTCILDVTSTASIQKALEWTKKEVGDKGLWGLVNNAGRSLPMGPSEWMKIEDFQSTLKVNMTGMIEMTMDFLPLVKKARGRLVNVASVLGRVAANGGGYCISKFAVESFSDCLRRDIQNFGVNVCIIEPGFFKTQVTSLEPIERELHRLWNQLTPEVKESYGDKYLDKYINIQRLIMNTICDSDLSKVTNCMEHALLAVHPRTRYSAGWDAKLLWIPLSYMPACVVDIALKLVLPKPAKSV; this is translated from the exons ATGTACGAGTACTTGAG TAACAATTGCACGTGCACATATGTCTTGGGTGCGTTTGTGCTGCTATGGGTTCTGGTGTGGTTCTACCGGGACAACTTGGAGATCACCAAGGTCTCGGAGAAACACGTTTTTGTGACCGGTTGCGACTCTGGGTTCGGATACCTACTGTGCAAGCGGCTGGACAAACGTGGTTTCCGCGTCCTAGCCGGGTGTTTCACGGAAAAGGGTGCAGAAGATCTGAAGAGCGCGACAGGACCTTACCTGAAGACCTGCATCTTGGACGTGACCAGCACGGCCAGCATTCAGAAGGCTTTGGAATGGACCAAAAAAGAAGTTGGAGATAAAG GACTTTGGGGTCTGGTGAACAACGCAGGACGCTCCCTTCCCATGGGTCCGTCAGAGTGGATGAAAATCGAAGACTTCCAAAGCAcgcttaaagtcaacatgactGGCATGATCGAGATGACCATGGACTTCTTGCCTCTTGTCAAAAAGGCCCGTGGACGACTGGTGAATGTGGCGTCAGTTTTGGGAAGAGTGGCAGCTAACGGCGGAGGATACTGCATCTCAAAGTTCGCAGTGGAAAGCTTCTCTGATTGTCTCAG GAGGGATATCCAAAATTTTGGGGTCAATGTGTGCATCATTGAACCTGGTTTCTTCAAGACTCAGGTGACCAGCTTAGAGCCCATCGAGAGGGAACTTCATCGCCTCTGGAACCAGCTGACCCCTGAAGTGAAGGAGAGCTATGGAGACAAATACTTGGATAAAT ACATCAATATCCAGAGGCTGATCATGAACACCATATGCGATTCTGACCTCAGTAAAGTGACCAACTGCATGGAACATGCCCTGCTGGCCGTCCACCCAAGAACACGCTACAGCGCAGGCTGGGACGCCAAGCTCTTGTGGATTCCCTTGTCTTACATGCCTGCTTGTGTTGTAGATATCGCGCTGAAGCTGGTGTTGCCAAAGCCTGCAAAAAGTGTCTAG
- the LOC127986979 gene encoding biogenesis of lysosome-related organelles complex 1 subunit 1 gives MLSRLLKEHQAKQNERKELQERRRREAIAAATCLTEALVDHLNVGVAQAYVNQRKLDHEVKTLQVQANQFAKQTAQWINMVENFNQALKEIGDVENWARSIEMDMRTIATALEYVHKSPVQPTSS, from the exons ATGCTCTCTCGTTTATTAAAAGAACACCAAGCGAAACAAAACGAAAGGAAAGAATTACAAG AAAGACGGAGGCGAGAGGCTATAGCAGCTGCAACATGTTTAACAGAAGCCCTGGTGGATCATCTCAATGTAGG GGTGGCGCAGGCGTACGTCAACCAACGCAAGCTGGACCATGAGGTGAAGACGCTGCAGGTTCAGGCCAATCAGTTTGCCAAGCAGACGGCCCAGTGGATCAACATGGTTGAGAACTTCAACCAGGCTTTAAAA GAAATCGGAGATGTGGAGAACTGGGCAAGAAGTATCGAGATGGACATGCGGACGATTGCGACAGCTCTGGAGTACGTGCACAAAAGCCCGGTTCAGCCCACATCCTCATGA